TCTAATTCCTTTCCTGCAATATCAAGAGCATTTTCTATGCCGGCTGCAACAACCACTGCAGTTCCATGCTGATCGTCGTGGAATACTGGAATGTCCATCAATTCGCTCAGGCGTTTTTCTATTATGAAACAATCGGGAGACCTTATATCCTCTAAATTTATCCCTCCCCAACTTGGTCCAAGATATCTCACTGCGTTGATGAAATCTTCCACATTTTCTGTGCCAACTTCTATATCGACTGCATCGATGTCAGCAAAACGCTTGAATAAAACAGCTTTTCCCTCCATAACAGGTTTTGAAGCAAGAGGTCCGATGTTGCCGAGTCCAAGCACTGCAGTGCCATTTGAAATAACAGCAACACAGTTACTCTTTGCCGTATAATCATAAACTAGATCAGAGTTTTTAGCTATTTCAAGGCATGGAGCTGCAACTCCAGGAGAATAAGCAAGTGACAAGTCATACTGGGTAGATAAGGGCTTTGTTGGCAGGATAGATATTTTACCAGGATTATTGCCTCCACTGTGATACTTAAGCGCTTCTTGTTTTGTGGTATAATCTAAATCGTCATTCATCATTATATCCTTATATTTTGAGCCCATGGCTAGTGAATTTTTAAGTATATGGAATTTTTATAAATGTTCAATTGTAAACTATTAGCTTGTGAATTGCATTCCATTCCTGTATAAGTTTACCATACCGCACTAAAGTTACACTGCATGTTTAAGAAAAACTTGCCTAATTTACTGACAATTTCTCGTGCGCTTGCAGTACCAGCAATAATATTAAGTTTTTATATAGAAAATAAATATGCAAACTTGATAACAATATCAATCTTTATATTTGCATGCATTACAGATTTTTTTGATGGTTACCTAGCACGTGCGTGGAAAGTCCAATCAAAATTTGGCAGGCTATTTGATCCAATTGCTGATAAATTAATAGTGGTTTCAACAATAATGATGCTGGTTTATAAGCATAAGATCAATGATTACACGATAATACCATCAGTTATCATCGTTTGTCGGGAGATATTGGTTTCGGGTTTGCGGGAATTTCCGATCGCTACAAACGTTAGCCTACCTGTAAGCAAAGCTGGAAAAATTAAAACATTTCTGCAGATGCTTGCTGTGGTGGCACTAATAATGGACGACTACGAAATAACTCAATATATAGGTACAATTTGTCTGTGGGTTGCAGCCATTATAACCATTTGGTCAGGCTATAATTATGTCATAGCCGGCATCAAGCAGATTGACTGAATTCTTTGAAAAACAATTAATACACAAATAGTTAAGATTTCAATAAAATTGACTAAGTAATTGAAATCATGTATAATATACTAGTCCATAAGTTAGTTGGGTTTATATGACTAGTATCGTTAAGAAATCTTCTGATGTTGATGAAAAAAAAAGGCGTGAACAAGAGTTATTAGCACTAAAAGAGGAAGCAGAAAAAAAACTCAAACAAGAACTATTAACACTGAAAAAAAGAGAGCTATATAGACAATACGTGTCATTGGCAACAATGGCCCCATTTGCATTGCTGATGGCTGTTAAGCTGGAAAAAATATGTAGCGATCAGGTATTGCTTGGTGTTATAAGTGGTGCACTAAGCCACGCTATATTACCTTTTGCAGCTTTATCTCTTATTTGTACGCTATATTTAGTTTACAATAATAGGAAGATAGCTAAAAAGGAACAGGAATTAAAGGATCTTGAAAATGGCAAAGTGGTAGAAGAAGAGAAGAGAGATGTTCCTTATACCGTTGATGATTACCTTAACTACGCTGATGCTGCTTTAACTACATTAGTTATTGTAGCTAGTATAGTTAGCGAAGCATTGGATCAAGGAATAATAGAAGATGTAGCCTTTTCAATTTCTAGCCTATTTTACTTTGTGGCAAGCGCTAATTTCTTCTATTGTGAGTACAAGAAGAGCAAAAAACATGAGGTAGACAAAGGGCAAGAGAATTCTAACCTTGATGAAAAATCTGAAAAAAAGGCTAACAATATGTCTGCTGCTAGTTTAATGTTTGCTGGTTTTTCTATAATGTTAATAAGGAGAATAATGTTAATAGCATTAGCATCATTCTTACATCCTGCTGTTGGACCCGCTTTGGGTTTAGTATGCATCACTCTTTTGATGGCAGGAAGTGGACTGATTGTACATCTTTATAAGAGAGAGTTAAAGAATGTAGAGATCAGTGGAAAAGGTATGACAGGTGCGAGCAATGTAGAAGGAATAGATGGCCCAAACCAAGGACTGTTTGCATAACTTAAACTAAGCAGAAAAACAGGCAAAGAAGCCCCGTGGTGGCTAGTTATTGATATTTACCTCAAAATACATCAGTGTCTATTCAGCCAAGTGGTTTGAAATTAACTTGTACCTCTTCTTTAAGTTGTGCAACTTCAGCTCTAGGAAGACCAGTAGTTTGGGCTATGATATCAATAGAAACCCCTACTTTAAGTAGGTTTTTAGCCACAGCAATTTTAGCCTGTTTTTCGCCCTCCTCTCTCCCTTTCGCTCTACCTTTTTGATGACCGATGAGGATGCCTTCTTCCCTGCCGATTTGGATGCCTTCTTGTCTGCCTTTTTCAGTAGCATCATCAAGTTTTTGAGCGAGGACAGCTTTCTCATCACGAATACGCTTGATCTCTTGCTCGTAAGCTATAAATTCTTTTTCTGACCAGTTGAATCTATTTAGCTCCTCATATGCTTTTTTGATTATTACGTCACTTCCTATTATTCTTTCCAATTCCCTTTCACTAGTTTCTTCCGCATACTTGAAGAAGTAGACCCATTTTTCAACTATACTCTCTAATTGATCTTCCTTCGTTTTCGGAAATTTTGGCAGTTCAATAAATGTAAAATAAAAATCTTTTAGATCATGTTCATTGGTATCCTCATCCCGAATAGTGTGCTTTGATTTATACTCAGACTTGTCAGGGAATAAGATACAATCGGCAATGGCGATAAAGATAATTTCTTTAAGGTCTTCATATTGATCGCCTTTATTAGCCTGTCTTGAATACGCTTTAGCTGCATAGTATTGAGCACGTTTTTTAAAGCCTTTAGTTTTAGCGACTGCATTTCGACTATCACTTGCACCCCATTTTCATCTCTGCAGAGAACATCAACAATGCTTTGCTTTTTGGAGGCAATTTCAGCATCTTGAATAGTGCTGAGAAACTCTATTTCTTTTATTTCATCCTTGCCAGTAAAGTCCAAGATATCATTGAGAAAATGAATGAGGATGTCCTTATTTTTTTCAGTGCCAAAGATACGACGAAACGCTACATCATTTTTAGGGTCGAGAAATTTTGAAAAAGCCACGACTACAATGCTTAAAAATATTAATAATTATACACAATTCTGTAGAAATATTCAATCTTTTTGTTTCGGATGTATCGATCTACGAACCCAAGCCTCATCTTGCATTGCAATTATATTAAAAAATTTACTAAGCAGAAAAAAAGACAAAAGAAATCCCGTGGTAGAAGTTGCTCACTTTCTAATCCTGCAAATTGGCGTACTATACTGTCTTGAACGACTTATAAGCGCGTTTCAGCTTGTATAGGGAAAAACCTAGAATTCTAGGTAAAATTAACAAAGACATGAGGTGCACATAGTGCAAAAAATTAAACATAAGACGCCAACCGTGATACTTTCGTCGTTTAACCTGCACAGATTGAAGCTAAATGAATAGCTTCATTACTATGATAGGGGGATTGACGAAGGTTGTCAAGTAGTTTTTTTTGTTTCATCCAACGCACTACTAAAAGCTATGCAAGAAGTCTATTCTACCAGTATCTTTCTCTTTCCCGAGTAGTTTGGAGCACTGACAATACCTTCTTTTTCCATTCTTTCAACAATATTTGCAGCTCTGTTATAGCCTATTCTAAATTGTCGTTGAATGTAACTAGTTGAAACCTTTCGATCTCTCTGAATGATAGCCACTGCTTGGTTGTACAGGTCGTTCTCTTCATCTTCTGTTTCACCGTCTAATTCTGCAGAGGAATTTTCATCCTCTTTGGTGATTTCCTCCATGTAGTTCGGCTCGCCTTGCATTTTCAAATGATCAACTATATTTTGCACTTCATTATCACTCACAAACGGACCGTGAACTCTAATAATCTTACCACCAGAAGCCATATAGAGCATATCACCCATACCTAGCAATTGTTCAGCCCCCTGTTCACCGAGTATTGTTCTGCTATCTATTTTAGAAGTCACAGCAAAACTGATTCTCGTTGGGAAGTTTGCCTTTATCACACCTGTTATCACATCCACAGATGGACGCTGCGTTGCCATTATGATGTGTATTCCTGCAGCACGAGCCATTTGAGCTAAACGCTGAATAGAGCACTCTATTTCTTTGCCAGCAACAAGCATCAAATCTGCCATTTCATCCACGATCACCACGATATACGGAAATGTTTCCATCTTGATTGGTATTTTTTCAAACAAGGGTTTGCCTGTTGTTGAATTAAAGCCAATTTGCACAACACGCTCCAATTCTATCCCATTATTCATCGCTTCTGTGATTTTTTGGTTATAGTTTATCACATTGCGCACATTCAAATACGACATCATACGATAGCGATCTTCCATCTCTTTTACTATCCACTTAAGAGCAATAATAGCCTTTTTTGGTTCCGTTACCACTGGTGTTATGAGATGCGGTATTGCATCATATATTGAAAGCTCAAGCATTTTGGGGTCGATCATTATCATCTTGCATTCATTTGGATTTAATCGATAAACGAGTGAAAGAATCATGGTGTTAATTGCAACTGATTTACCCGATCCTGTGGTTCCAGCAACAAGCAAGTGCGGCATTTTGGCCAAATCGGCAATAACTGATTTTCCGCTTATTTCTTTGCCAAGCGTAATTGGAAGATTTAAGTTTGCATTCTGGTATTCTGGCGATTCGAGTAAGTCGCGCAGCATGACAATTTCTCGCTCCTTATTTGGCAATTCTATTCCCATGGCGTTTTGTCCACGAATTATTGAAATACGCGCAGAGAGCGCACTCATTGAACGTGCAATGTCATCCGCAAGACCAATTACTCTTGCAGACTTTGTGCCGGCCTGTGGCTCAAGTTTGTATAAAGTCACAACTGGTCCATAACATACATTGATAATTTTTCCTTGCACGCCAAAATCACTCAAAACTTGCTCCAGCAAAGATAAATTCTTGTTGCTCTCCATTTCATTCAACTGTTTTCTCTGCAAAGACTCTTCTACCTTAGAAAGTAAACGAATACTTGGAAACTTAAACCCACTAGAAGGTTTAAAAATATCTCCAGTAACTTTTTTCTGTCTTTCTTTTGGTTGTTGTCTGGTAGCAACTTGAGCCCTATGTTGTTCTTTTACTACTGATGATACAATAGAATGTTCAGCAGTTTTACGTAACCTGAAAAACAGAACATTTGCAAAAAGGGGAGCTATTTTTTTACACAAGAAGAATATAAAGTAAATCGTTCTCTTCCAACCGATTAGTCCCACAATACCTATCGACATTGCTACTGTGAATATATAAAACGGGTAGTTACTAATTAGTGCATTTCCTATTATTCCACCGTGCATATACTTTGCAGTGATGCCGAGTGAAAGTTGTGCTAATATAGCGCACATCCCTAAATTAATTAATGTTAAGTAGAGAATTTTCAGCAACCTTTTTGATGGTCTGAGGGTCAAAAAATAAACTATAGTTGTAGCTACTGCAATACTAGTTAATCCGAGAAATTGAACTAATATATCAGATAAATACGAACCTACTATTCCACATAAATTCGTTACTTCTTCTTCTGTAGCTGTGTTTAAGGATGGATCTTTATAGTTGTAGCTAAAAACTGATATATATACACACATCAGGAGCAATAGGCATATTGCTGATTTCAGATATTTTTTTAGCATCTACTTAAAAGTAGTAATTTATCATATATTTTACAAAGTGAATTGCTATTAGCAATATCATCACAGACAAATCTAACTCGTTGAATGGTCGTATATACCTTCTAATAACCTTTAGTGGCGGATGGGTAAGTCGGTTCAAAGTGTGCATTATGTTGCTCACAACTTCGTTATACATATTTACCACATTAAGCTTAATCAGCCAATTTAAAGCAATTCAACATATTAGAATGAAGCTATAAAGATCAAACAATGTGTTGAGTAAATATATTATTGGATGCATGCACGTTTATTACATGAAAATTATATATAAAGATAGATATTTAGGAATTCTAAATCAATCTCTTTAAGTAATACTTCCTCTATGCTTATTATTTGATTAGACCACCTTTTTCCTCTCTCGCATGTCACGAAGCTAGGTTCGCAACTACTGGTCACGCAGCTGGTCTATGGATATAATACTGCCATTTGGCAGGTTTTCAGTGTGTCTTTCACTGTTATATTCTTTGTCAGAATCGATACTGATCTTGTCAAATATTAAAACATCCCCTGAAACTTTATCATGGAATTCGCTAATAGCAAAAAATGGCACGGTAATTTGCTCTTGTTTTCCGCGGAAACTCAAACTTACGCTAAATTTATCCTCAAAAATTTTTAAATCATAGAATTGATGTTGTAATATAATAAGTACTTGAGTAGGGTATGACTTTCTTAGGTAATCTGGCACGATAACACCGTTAAAATAAGTGAAAAATAATATTTCTAAATGAGGAGTAAAATCATTGCCTGATATGATATCTAAAGCCTTTTTAATGACTTGAAACTTGGCGAAATTAAGCGATCTCTTATAATCTATTTTGTCCATATAACTTTTGCACATGTAAATTCTGGGGGAACTTCTGTTACCCGGCGTTCCCTGAACCGTGCTTTAGTAATAAATTGGCTGTGCTAAATTAAGCAGCAACACGGAATTCATTACCGTTAGCAGCAAAATTATCGTTTGCATTTAAATTACGAACTCTTAACGGTGGTGTCTAACCGAGCAAAGTTACCATCTTTACTATGCATGTCGATCCTTATTCGCCCCCATATAAATTAAAAACATGGTGGAGGCGCCGAGTACTGCCCTCGGGTCCAATACACCTATTACAAGGTAATTTTATTGCCATAGTGTATAAAACGCACATAGCTATTATATAATAATATCAAGTAAATGTCAAGATATTTAACTTTAAGTTAATCGGTAGCCAATACCAATTCCCACTACACAAAAAGCGGACAGACAACAGTAGAGAAAATCTATCCAACAGAAACAAAAAAACTACTTGACAAATTCCTTCAGTTCCCTTATCATGTTATTGAAGCTATTTATTTATCTTCGCAATCTGTGCAGGTTAATGACAAAAAACTTAGGGTATTTGGTGCCTCATTGTTTAAATTTTTGCACTATGTGCACCTCATGTCTTCGTAAAACTTCTGGTTTTTACCTATACAAGCTGAAACGCGCTTATAAGTCGTTTAAGACAGTATAGAACGTCAAATAGACAAGGGAGAATTTGAATACTAGCTGCTCTAGGTTTCTTTTGCCTTTTCTCCTGCTTAGTAAATTTCTTAATATTCATAGCTAAGGCAATTTAATAGCACATAAAAAATGCCAAAAATAATCGCCTTTTTCTGCTCATGTGCAAGAAGTCTATTACATTAGTAGCTCTTCACTAAGTCTACTAATGCGGCAATATTTTCAACTGGAGTGTCAGGAAGCACTCCATGCCCGAGATTAAATATGAAAGGTAAATCTCTAAAGCAATCTATTATACGCTTCGCTTCTTCAATTGCTTTAGCTTTGTTATATGCCAAGAGACTAGGATTGAGGTTTCCTTGCAGAGGGACTTTCAGGTTTTCTTTTGCCCATTCTATTGGAATGTCATAATCTATACTCACTGCTGACACACCCGTTTGGTCACAGTAATCCTTATAGAAACTTCCAGCAGATCTTGGAAAACCTATTATTGGAAAATCTGGGAACCTATCCCTTATCGCTAAGGTAATCTTCTCTGTCGGCTCAATAACATATTTCTTAAATAGCCCTTTCGACAACGCTCCGGCATTACTGTCAAACAACTGTATAACATCTGCTCCAAACTCTATTTGCTTAATCAGATAGGTGATTGTTGCCTCCGTTATCCGCTTGATTATTTTTTCCAAGCTTGAGGGACAGAAATTCAGCACTTTAGAAAAGGTTTTGCTGCTTCCACCCTCTATGATGTACGAAGCAACTGTCCACGGACCTCCAGCAAACCCTATGAGAGACTTTTCTTCCGGCAAACAACTCCTTACTCCCTTTATAGCGTTTAGAATTGGCAGGGTCTTAGCTTCAATTTCTTGTGGACTTCCCAGCTCTTTAAAATCTTCCACGGGCCTTATCATCGGACCTACGCCGAGCACGAAGTTTACATCACAACCCAAGGCATCAGCCACTATTAAAATGTCAGAGAAGATTATCGCTGCATCCATGTTAAACCTTGCAACTGGTTGCAGTGTCAGCTCTACCACCAAATCTGTGCTATAACACATCTCTATAAAATTACTCACGTTTTTTACCGCTTCGCGGTACTCAGGGAGAGATCTACCCGCCTGGCGCATTAGCCAAATTGGTGTCTCCTTACCCTGCCTGCCCTCACTTATGGTTCTTGCTATTATTGTTTTACTGTTTTTCAGTTTAGTTAATCTGTCTTCTTTCATATAGTAAAGTATAATAGTAGTAGTAGTTTTATCAACGGTCTGTTATTAACTTAAAATTCTATGAAGGTTCTTAATTGCCCGACTTGTGGATAAGTATGTTAATAACTTTTATATATTATTGATTTTCTGTAGTAACTTATGTGTATAAGTAGAATGTTCAGATTGTTAGTAATCTTCCCTTATGGAAAAGGTTTTCCCATTGTACGCTGTTATATAATTATGTGTACACCAGTGAAAAAGTTGTTGATCAATTGTTAGTATCCGGTATCAACAGATAATCCACAAATTAATTTGACATTATTCACATGCTTATTAAACATTTAACAACAGTTTTCTTGGTAAACCTGATCCAAAAATATTTTTACCATTAGTAGGAAGCAAGTTGAGTAAAAAAGGGACTTTTATCAAACGGGTAGCGTACAGAATTTTTTTGTTTCTTTTCAAAAGGGCTCGTATGCTGAGAGAGTGCGCAACTGAAGCATTAATGAAGGATTTACCAGATCTTAGTGTATTTAACGGTCTAATAAAATTCCATGACTGCAATATAACTGATGTGATGACTCCACGTACAGAAATATGTGCAGTGGACATTGAATCGAGTAAACATGAGGTAATAAAGAAAATAAAAAATATTCGTCACACTAAGGTGTTAATTTATAAAAATGATTTTGATAATGTGATAGGTTTTTTCTACGTAAAAGATGTTATCCTAAACGAAGACGAAGGTTTTAGCCTAAGAGAACTTGTACAAAACGTAATATTTGTACCGCCCTCGATGAAGACTACCAGCCTTTTTGTCAAGATGAGATCTTCCAGATCGTATTTGGCTGTTGTGTTGGATGAATATGGTGGAACTGATGGCTTAATTTCAGTAACTGATCTTGTGGAAGAATTGGTATCAAATATTAACAGTGGAAGCGAACCTTCTGAGTATGCAATTGTAAAGTTATCTCAGAGTAAGTTTGAGATATCAGCTAGAACTCTGATAAAGGACATAGAGGAAAATCTAAAAATAGAATTACGCAGCCCTGAGGAGGATTATGCCACACTTGGTGGGTTAATTCTTTCAGTCGTTGGCAAGGTACCTTCTGTAGGTGAAGTTGTTAAGTACAAAAATGGTGTAAAATTCGTTGTTAAGAATGCGAGTGAGAGGTACATTGATAAGGTAGTGTTAGACTTGAGTGATTACAGAAACTAGATTAGATCCCTTGCACAACCTGCTTTCTGATTTTGCGTTAAAATTTCCTTACGCTCCTCAAATACCTCAAGTATTCTGCGGTTGCGTTTCTCCTGAAAATTCCTTACCATAAATTGGTTATGAAAGAGATCTATTGATATTCCTTGTGAGAAAGTGCTTTGCCTTTAGGTAAAGAGGTCTATAATATTCACATGCATAGCGCCGATATGTGCTTTAGGTAAGTGCACTTAGCCTAGATCTGAGGTGCTGTGGAAAGTTTCGATTTTCGCGTTAATGCTTGTAAGTGCTTTTACAAAGTGTGGAATCACTTTAAGTCAAAGTTAAGCCTATTTCCAACAAGTTGTTTTCACAAGTGCAGTTTATTTTAGCATTATAGTGCTCAGTAGTAAGTAGGTCATGTAGATGCTAATATCTTTTGTATTTAGGCTGTTATCTTTTTTCTTGCTTAATTTCTCTACTAATGATTTGCTTAAGGGCTTGTGTTCACTCGAAACTTGCATAGTTAATAGAGTTTTGTCTTTCTCCTGGCTTAATAAAACGGACACCCGTTCAACTTCTGCTACTGCGCTGGCTATGGTTATTACCATACTGGAAATTATTTTGTTTATCTTTTCAATTAAACTTACTTTGCATTTCACAAAATATGCATCTGTTTTCCACGTGAGTTTTATTTTTTTTTAGTAGGTAGTTCTCTGTATTCAGCTTGGTCCGGTCAAAGCTGCGGTTGTCTGCTGAAGAAGAGTATGCCTGTTTCATAACTTTGTGTTTGTACATTAAATCATCAGAACTTTCCCTAAGCAATGACAATGCTTCCTTCCACGCGCCAGCGTCGTTCTTGCCACCTGCTTCAAGCTCTTCTAAGGCGAACATTATCCCATTCATAGAGTTAGCAAAGTCATGAAGTAGTCGTCCTGATAGTAGCTCTGTTATCAATAACACGTTTTTGCTCATTAGACAATTGTAAATGATTTAGGTTACCCTATATTGGTAGACATATGATAGTCAATTGAGAGAAAGTTTCGTTGTACTTTTTGTGCCAGGTTATTAATATAGTATTAATAATCGTAGAATTTGTGTAAAGATTATGAGTATTTATGCTAAATCGGGAGTAGACCTTAAGCTGTATAATAAGCTAATAAAAGAGGTCAATCTTATAGTTGGGAAAACTAAAAAAAAGGAAGAGGTTATTAGCGAAGAAGGTTCATTTTCTGCGCTATTCGATTTCGCTGCGCTGAGTAAAAAATATGACCATCCAGTACTCGTTTCTTCAACTGACGGGGTAGGCACAAAGCTGTTGATAGCTCAAGAAGTAAACAAACATGATACTATAGGCATAGATCTAGTTGCAATGTGTGTGAATGACTTGCTTGCGCAAGGAGCAACACCTTTATTTTTCCTAGATTATTTCGCAACAGGTATTTTAAGTAAAGATGTTCTATTGTCTGTAGTTCAGGGTATTGCAGAAGGATGTAAGCAGGCTAATATAGCATTAGTTGGTGGAGAAACTGCAGAAATGCCTGGAATGTATAGTAATAATCACTATGACCTTGCAGGATTTGTAGTTGGAGTGGTCGATAAAAGTAAGATCCTTCCAAAATGTAACACTATAAAGGAAGGCGACTGTATAGTTGGCTTAGAGTCGAGTGGAATTCACTCAAATGGGTTTTCTTTGGTGCGACATATTTTTAAAGATTTAGGCATAAATTATAATGACTTATCTCCGTGGAATAATAAAATCTGGAGTGAGATGCTACTTGAACCAACAAAAATATACGTTGATTCTTTATTGCCTATTATGTCAAAGGTAAAAGGTATTGCACACATCACAGGTGGTGGCTTGGTAGATAATGTTCCACGGATTCTTCCAGAAGATTTGTCTGCAGACATAGATATTGGTTCTTGGGAATGGCCAGATATATTTTTGTGGCTGATAAAAGAGGGTAAAGTGGAGAAGAGGGAAATGTTAAGGACATTCAATTGTGGTATTGGTATGGTATTGATCGTAGATCCTGAGAATATGCAAAGTGTAAAAAATCATTTCCAAAAACGTGGAGAAAAAATTGAAATTATTGGAAAACTTCATGAGAAATATAAACCACCACTTGATGAAGTAGCGTCTTAGTTAGACTAACTTTACTGACAATCTTTCTGCAACTTTTGAATATGCTTCCTTTAGGTTTCCTAAACTTAAACGGAAGACATCTTTATCTAGTTTTTTGTGAGTACTGTTATCCCATAACCTGCAATTGTCAGGGCTGATCTCATCAGCTAGGATGATCTTTGTTTTATCGCTCATTAGCCTGCCAAATTCTAATTTGAGGTCGACTAAATCTATACCTGCATTTGAAAATAAGTCAATTAGAACTTTGTTGATTTTTAAGGTTGTAGTTTTAACCTCTTCCATTTCTTCACGAGATAGCCAGCCAAAATATAGCGCGTGGTTTTCATTTACCATTGGATCAGCCAGATTGTCATCTTTATAGAAAAATTCGATTATAGGAGATATAAGCTTCTCACCTTCTTTTACATTAAAACGTTTGCAAAAGCTACCGGCTGCGATATTTCTCACTACTATTTCAAGAGGTATAACTTTTAGTTTTTTAACTAGCTGCTCTCTTTCATTCAGAGTTTTTATAAAGTGTGTGCTAATTCCTGCTTTCTCAAGCTTTTCCATTATAAAAGCGCTAATGAAGTTGTTGATTATTCCCTTACCCTCAATAACCTCATATTTTTCTTTATTAAAGGCTGTTACGTCGTCTTTAAAGTGCTGTATGACAGTTAACGGATCTTTAGCTTTAATAATAGATTTCGCTTTACCTTCGTATATTATTTTGCCTGGCAGCATATTTGATTTAACTATATATTGTAGATATTACATCAATTTACTACCTAAGTTTACTATAAATTTGCAAAGATGTTCAATGTTACAATATTAACCATATTCCTAGAGATGTTTCCTGGGTTTTTAAACTATTCCCTTGCTGGAAGAGCGTTAGAAAAGAAAATATGGGATCTTGAAGTGGTAAATATTCGTTCCTTTGCTAAGGATAAACACTCAACGGTAGACGATGTTCCATATGGAGGCGGGGCAGGAATGATTATGCGCCCTGATGTTACTGGTGATGCAATTGATAGTGTGCTCACTGCTCATAGGGATACTAAATTTATTTATATGACTCCATCTGGCACGAGATTTAATCAAAGCATTGCAAAAGAATTGATAGAATTCCCTCATATAACAATATTGTGTGGTCGATTTGAGGGTATTGACCAAAGAGTGGTTGATGAGTATACTCCTTATGAGTTAAGTATCGGAGATTATGTACTTTCAGGAGGTGAGCCGGCTGCGATGGTAGTTCTTGATGCATGTGTTAGGCTTCTTCCTGGTGTAGTAAGTAATTCTGATAGTATTACTGAGGAAAGTTTTAGTTATGGTGGTGGTATGCTTGAGTACCCTCAATATACTAAACCTAAGCAGTGGAGAGAACATGAAGTGCCTGAGGTTCTGTTATCTGGTAATCACAAAAAAATAAGTGATTGGAGGCGGAAACAGTCTCAAGCTATAACGAAAAGGCGTAGACCTGAATTATTAGATGGAGATATAAATGACAA
This genomic stretch from Wolbachia endosymbiont of Cimex lectularius harbors:
- the pgsA gene encoding CDP-diacylglycerol--glycerol-3-phosphate 3-phosphatidyltransferase, which gives rise to MFKKNLPNLLTISRALAVPAIILSFYIENKYANLITISIFIFACITDFFDGYLARAWKVQSKFGRLFDPIADKLIVVSTIMMLVYKHKINDYTIIPSVIIVCREILVSGLREFPIATNVSLPVSKAGKIKTFLQMLAVVALIMDDYEITQYIGTICLWVAAIITIWSGYNYVIAGIKQID
- a CDS encoding FtsK/SpoIIIE family DNA translocase produces the protein MLKKYLKSAICLLLLMCVYISVFSYNYKDPSLNTATEEEVTNLCGIVGSYLSDILVQFLGLTSIAVATTIVYFLTLRPSKRLLKILYLTLINLGMCAILAQLSLGITAKYMHGGIIGNALISNYPFYIFTVAMSIGIVGLIGWKRTIYFIFFLCKKIAPLFANVLFFRLRKTAEHSIVSSVVKEQHRAQVATRQQPKERQKKVTGDIFKPSSGFKFPSIRLLSKVEESLQRKQLNEMESNKNLSLLEQVLSDFGVQGKIINVCYGPVVTLYKLEPQAGTKSARVIGLADDIARSMSALSARISIIRGQNAMGIELPNKEREIVMLRDLLESPEYQNANLNLPITLGKEISGKSVIADLAKMPHLLVAGTTGSGKSVAINTMILSLVYRLNPNECKMIMIDPKMLELSIYDAIPHLITPVVTEPKKAIIALKWIVKEMEDRYRMMSYLNVRNVINYNQKITEAMNNGIELERVVQIGFNSTTGKPLFEKIPIKMETFPYIVVIVDEMADLMLVAGKEIECSIQRLAQMARAAGIHIIMATQRPSVDVITGVIKANFPTRISFAVTSKIDSRTILGEQGAEQLLGMGDMLYMASGGKIIRVHGPFVSDNEVQNIVDHLKMQGEPNYMEEITKEDENSSAELDGETEDEENDLYNQAVAIIQRDRKVSTSYIQRQFRIGYNRAANIVERMEKEGIVSAPNYSGKRKILVE
- a CDS encoding YggT family protein, whose product is MALNWLIKLNVVNMYNEVVSNIMHTLNRLTHPPLKVIRRYIRPFNELDLSVMILLIAIHFVKYMINYYF
- a CDS encoding ClpXP protease specificity-enhancing factor SspB yields the protein MDKIDYKRSLNFAKFQVIKKALDIISGNDFTPHLEILFFTYFNGVIVPDYLRKSYPTQVLIILQHQFYDLKIFEDKFSVSLSFRGKQEQITVPFFAISEFHDKVSGDVLIFDKISIDSDKEYNSERHTENLPNGSIISIDQLRDQ
- the hemE gene encoding uroporphyrinogen decarboxylase — encoded protein: MKEDRLTKLKNSKTIIARTISEGRQGKETPIWLMRQAGRSLPEYREAVKNVSNFIEMCYSTDLVVELTLQPVARFNMDAAIIFSDILIVADALGCDVNFVLGVGPMIRPVEDFKELGSPQEIEAKTLPILNAIKGVRSCLPEEKSLIGFAGGPWTVASYIIEGGSSKTFSKVLNFCPSSLEKIIKRITEATITYLIKQIEFGADVIQLFDSNAGALSKGLFKKYVIEPTEKITLAIRDRFPDFPIIGFPRSAGSFYKDYCDQTGVSAVSIDYDIPIEWAKENLKVPLQGNLNPSLLAYNKAKAIEEAKRIIDCFRDLPFIFNLGHGVLPDTPVENIAALVDLVKSY
- a CDS encoding transporter associated domain-containing protein; the protein is MSKKGTFIKRVAYRIFLFLFKRARMLRECATEALMKDLPDLSVFNGLIKFHDCNITDVMTPRTEICAVDIESSKHEVIKKIKNIRHTKVLIYKNDFDNVIGFFYVKDVILNEDEGFSLRELVQNVIFVPPSMKTTSLFVKMRSSRSYLAVVLDEYGGTDGLISVTDLVEELVSNINSGSEPSEYAIVKLSQSKFEISARTLIKDIEENLKIELRSPEEDYATLGGLILSVVGKVPSVGEVVKYKNGVKFVVKNASERYIDKVVLDLSDYRN
- the purM gene encoding phosphoribosylformylglycinamidine cyclo-ligase, producing MSIYAKSGVDLKLYNKLIKEVNLIVGKTKKKEEVISEEGSFSALFDFAALSKKYDHPVLVSSTDGVGTKLLIAQEVNKHDTIGIDLVAMCVNDLLAQGATPLFFLDYFATGILSKDVLLSVVQGIAEGCKQANIALVGGETAEMPGMYSNNHYDLAGFVVGVVDKSKILPKCNTIKEGDCIVGLESSGIHSNGFSLVRHIFKDLGINYNDLSPWNNKIWSEMLLEPTKIYVDSLLPIMSKVKGIAHITGGGLVDNVPRILPEDLSADIDIGSWEWPDIFLWLIKEGKVEKREMLRTFNCGIGMVLIVDPENMQSVKNHFQKRGEKIEIIGKLHEKYKPPLDEVAS